One Diospyros lotus cultivar Yz01 chromosome 1, ASM1463336v1, whole genome shotgun sequence genomic window carries:
- the LOC127809808 gene encoding uncharacterized protein LOC127809808 — translation MAKLNGLQGINTAHTPETPRGHTHQSLDQVLQAHSSSVLGEDHDYEDCHVQNNKKSVLTKVKEKDQKLQQSLSSKKNGNEDSGASPGVPLDEGADGENPEYLGAPMYESEMAPEPYKEMARQHPRSNPVISEDHEPNNMKCEAEQDQEKPPSQTKTLTETVSETLVPAYAAIASKIASLTVAAPTSPDTAEHAGKSTVPETREHVTDGQQTRGTGVLPKEQLKHTPGDVGLGENARGAATSLRNNEEPFKSTTRAASGSPSLPNSTDPQVAEEESRGRILKAN, via the exons ATGGCTAAACTGAACGGCTTGCAAGGGATCAACACGGCTCATACTCCCGAAACTCCCCGAGGTCATACACACCAAAGTCTTGATCAAGTTCTCCAAG CTCATTCCTCATCTGTACTTGGGGAGGACCATGATTATGAAGACTGCCATGTCCAGAATAACAAGAAATCGGTTCTTACCAAAGTGAAGGAAAAGGATCAGAAATTGCAACAGAGTTTGAGCAGCAAGAAGAATGGGAATGAGGACAGTGGAGCATCCCCAGGGGTTCCCTTGGACGAAGGGGCAGATGGTGAAAATCCCGAGTATCTTGGAGCCCCAA TGTACGAATCAGAGATGGCGCCTGAGCCCTACAAAGAGATGGCGAGGCAGCATCCCAGGTCAAATCCTGTGATTTCTGAGGACCATGAGCCAAATAATATGAAATGTGAAGCCGAGCAAGATCAAGAGAAGCCTCCTAGTCAAACCAAGACCCTAACAGAAACAGTATCAGAGACGCTTGTACCAGCATATGCCGCTATTGCATCAAAGATTGCATCACTGACTGTTGCAGCCCCAACTTCACCAGACACTGCGGAGCATGCTGGAAAGAGCACAGTTCCCGAGACTCGAGAGCATGTTACTGATGGCCAGCAAACAAGGGGTACAGGTGTATTGCCGAAGGAGCAACTCAAGCACACGCCAGGGGATGTGGGCCTGGGAGAGAACGCAAGAGGGGCTGCAACTTCATTGCGAAACAATGAAGAGCCCTTCAAATCTACAACCAGAGCGGCAAGTGGATCGCCATCACTTCCCAATTCTACCGATCCGCAAG TTGCTGAGGAAGAAAGCCGCGGAAGGATACTTAAAGCAAACTGA
- the LOC127809794 gene encoding ribulose bisphosphate carboxylase/oxygenase activase, chloroplastic isoform X1, with product MASIISTVGAVNRSPLSLNSSGAGGSVPSSAFLGSSLKKVNSGSAHFKTESRSLKIVAEQEIDEGKQTEKDRWKGLAYDVSDDQQDITRGKGMVDSLFQAPQDAGTHYAVMSSYEYLSTGLRQYNLDNNMDGFYIAPAFMDKLVVHISKNFMPLPNIKIPLILGIWGGKGQGKSFQCELVFAKMGINPIMMSAGELESGNAGEPAKLIRQRYREAADIIKKGKMCCLFINDLDAGAGRMGGTTQYTVNNQMVNATLMNIADNPTNVQLPGMYNKEENPRVPIIVTGNDFSTLYAPLIRDGRMEKFYWAPTREDRIGVCTGIFRSDHVPQEDIVKLVDTFPGQSIDFFGALRARVYDDEVRKWISGVGVDMIGKRLVNSKEGPPTFEQPKMTLEKLLHYGNMLVQEQENVKRVQLADKYLSEAALGDANQDAIKSGSFYGKAAQQVHVPVPEGCTDPAAANFDPTARSDNGSCQY from the exons ATGGCTTCCATTATCTCAACCGTCGGTGCGGTTAATAGATCTCCG TTGAGCTTGAACAGCTCCGGCGCCGGGGGCTCAGTCCCAAGCTCGGCGTTTCTGGGTAGCAGCCTGAAGAAGGTGAACTCTGGGTCGGCCCATTTCAAGACCGAGTCCAGGAGCCTCAAAATCGTGGCCGAACAAGAAATCGATGAGGGGAAGCAGACAGAGAAGGACAGGTGGAAGGGCCTTGCCTATGACGTCTCCGATGATCAGCAGGACATTACCAGAGGGAAGGGAATGGTCGATTCTCTGTTCCAAGCCCCACAGGATGCCGGCACCCATTACGCCGTCATGAGCTCTTATGAATACCTCAGCACCGGACTTCGCCA GTACAATCTGGACAACAACATGGATGGCTTCTATATTGCTCCGGCTTTCATGGACAAGCTTGTTGTACACATATCCAAGAACTTCATGCCCCTCCCCAACATCAAG ATCCCTCTCATTCTTGGTATCTGGGGAGGCAAAGGTCAGGGTAAATCCTTCCAGTGCGAGCTCGTCTTTGCCAAGATGGGCATCAA CCCGATCATGATGAGTGCGGGAGAGCTGGAGAGTGGGAACGCAGGAGAACCCGCAAAGCTGATCAGGCAAAGGTACAGGGAAGCAGCTGATATCATCAAGAAGGGGAAAATGTGCTGCCTCTTCATCAATGATCTGGATGCAGGAGCTGGTAGGATGGGTGGAACCACCCAGTACACAGTGAACAACCAGATGGTGAATGCCACCCTTATGAACATTGCTGATAACCCCACAAATGTCCAGCTCCCGGGCATGTACAACAAGGAGGAAAATCCCCGTGTTCCAATCATAGTCACGGGTAACGATTTCTCCACCTTGTATGCTCCTCTGATTCGTGATGGTCGCATGGAGAAATTCTACTGGGCTCCCACCCGGGAGGATCGCATTGGTGTCTGCACCGGTATCTTCAGGAGTGACCATGTGCCCCAGGAGGACATTGTCAAGCTTGTTGACACTTTTCCAGGCCAATCTATTG ATTTCTTTGGTGCTCTCAGGGCTCGAGTCTACGATGATGAAGTGAGGAAGTGGATATCGGGTGTTGGAGTTGATATGATTGGGAAGAGGCTCGTGAACTCGAAAGAGGGGCCCCCGACTTTCGAGCAGCCGAAAATGACACTGGAAAAGCTTCTCCACTATGGTAACATGCTTGTCCAGGAACAGGAGAATGTGAAGAGAGTCCAATTGGCTGACAAGTACCTGAGCGAGGCAGCTCTTGGAGATGCAAATCAGGATGCCATCAAGAGTGGATCTTTCTACG GCAAGGCAGCTCAACAAGTTCATGTTCCCGTTCCTGAAGGCTGTACAGATCCGGCTGCAGCAAATTTTGATCCTACAGCTAGGAGTGACAACGGGAGCTGCCAATATTGA
- the LOC127809794 gene encoding ribulose bisphosphate carboxylase/oxygenase activase 1, chloroplastic isoform X3 — protein MVDSLFQAPQDAGTHYAVMSSYEYLSTGLRQYNLDNNMDGFYIAPAFMDKLVVHISKNFMPLPNIKIPLILGIWGGKGQGKSFQCELVFAKMGINPIMMSAGELESGNAGEPAKLIRQRYREAADIIKKGKMCCLFINDLDAGAGRMGGTTQYTVNNQMVNATLMNIADNPTNVQLPGMYNKEENPRVPIIVTGNDFSTLYAPLIRDGRMEKFYWAPTREDRIGVCTGIFRSDHVPQEDIVKLVDTFPGQSIDFFGALRARVYDDEVRKWISGVGVDMIGKRLVNSKEGPPTFEQPKMTLEKLLHYGNMLVQEQENVKRVQLADKYLSEAALGDANQDAIKSGSFYGKAAQQVHVPVPEGCTDPAAANFDPTARSDNGSCQY, from the exons ATGGTCGATTCTCTGTTCCAAGCCCCACAGGATGCCGGCACCCATTACGCCGTCATGAGCTCTTATGAATACCTCAGCACCGGACTTCGCCA GTACAATCTGGACAACAACATGGATGGCTTCTATATTGCTCCGGCTTTCATGGACAAGCTTGTTGTACACATATCCAAGAACTTCATGCCCCTCCCCAACATCAAG ATCCCTCTCATTCTTGGTATCTGGGGAGGCAAAGGTCAGGGTAAATCCTTCCAGTGCGAGCTCGTCTTTGCCAAGATGGGCATCAA CCCGATCATGATGAGTGCGGGAGAGCTGGAGAGTGGGAACGCAGGAGAACCCGCAAAGCTGATCAGGCAAAGGTACAGGGAAGCAGCTGATATCATCAAGAAGGGGAAAATGTGCTGCCTCTTCATCAATGATCTGGATGCAGGAGCTGGTAGGATGGGTGGAACCACCCAGTACACAGTGAACAACCAGATGGTGAATGCCACCCTTATGAACATTGCTGATAACCCCACAAATGTCCAGCTCCCGGGCATGTACAACAAGGAGGAAAATCCCCGTGTTCCAATCATAGTCACGGGTAACGATTTCTCCACCTTGTATGCTCCTCTGATTCGTGATGGTCGCATGGAGAAATTCTACTGGGCTCCCACCCGGGAGGATCGCATTGGTGTCTGCACCGGTATCTTCAGGAGTGACCATGTGCCCCAGGAGGACATTGTCAAGCTTGTTGACACTTTTCCAGGCCAATCTATTG ATTTCTTTGGTGCTCTCAGGGCTCGAGTCTACGATGATGAAGTGAGGAAGTGGATATCGGGTGTTGGAGTTGATATGATTGGGAAGAGGCTCGTGAACTCGAAAGAGGGGCCCCCGACTTTCGAGCAGCCGAAAATGACACTGGAAAAGCTTCTCCACTATGGTAACATGCTTGTCCAGGAACAGGAGAATGTGAAGAGAGTCCAATTGGCTGACAAGTACCTGAGCGAGGCAGCTCTTGGAGATGCAAATCAGGATGCCATCAAGAGTGGATCTTTCTACG GCAAGGCAGCTCAACAAGTTCATGTTCCCGTTCCTGAAGGCTGTACAGATCCGGCTGCAGCAAATTTTGATCCTACAGCTAGGAGTGACAACGGGAGCTGCCAATATTGA
- the LOC127809794 gene encoding ribulose bisphosphate carboxylase/oxygenase activase, chloroplastic isoform X2, translated as MASIISTVGAVNRSPLSLNSSGAGGSVPSSAFLGSSLKKVNSGSAHFKTESRSLKIVAEQEIDEGKQTEKDRWKGLAYDVSDDQQDITRGKGMVDSLFQAPQDAGTHYAVMSSYEYLSTGLRQYNLDNNMDGFYIAPAFMDKLVVHISKNFMPLPNIKIPLILGIWGGKGQGKSFQCELVFAKMGINPIMMSAGELESGNAGEPAKLIRQRYREAADIIKKGKMCCLFINDLDAGAGRMGGTTQYTVNNQMVNATLMNIADNPTNVQLPGMYNKEENPRVPIIVTGNDFSTLYAPLIRDGRMEKFYWAPTREDRIGVCTGIFRSDHVPQEDIVKLVDTFPGQSIDFFGALRARVYDDEVRKWISGVGVDMIGKRLVNSKEGPPTFEQPKMTLEKLLHYGNMLVQEQENVKRVQLADKYLSEAALGDANQDAIKSGSFYGQTPSS; from the exons ATGGCTTCCATTATCTCAACCGTCGGTGCGGTTAATAGATCTCCG TTGAGCTTGAACAGCTCCGGCGCCGGGGGCTCAGTCCCAAGCTCGGCGTTTCTGGGTAGCAGCCTGAAGAAGGTGAACTCTGGGTCGGCCCATTTCAAGACCGAGTCCAGGAGCCTCAAAATCGTGGCCGAACAAGAAATCGATGAGGGGAAGCAGACAGAGAAGGACAGGTGGAAGGGCCTTGCCTATGACGTCTCCGATGATCAGCAGGACATTACCAGAGGGAAGGGAATGGTCGATTCTCTGTTCCAAGCCCCACAGGATGCCGGCACCCATTACGCCGTCATGAGCTCTTATGAATACCTCAGCACCGGACTTCGCCA GTACAATCTGGACAACAACATGGATGGCTTCTATATTGCTCCGGCTTTCATGGACAAGCTTGTTGTACACATATCCAAGAACTTCATGCCCCTCCCCAACATCAAG ATCCCTCTCATTCTTGGTATCTGGGGAGGCAAAGGTCAGGGTAAATCCTTCCAGTGCGAGCTCGTCTTTGCCAAGATGGGCATCAA CCCGATCATGATGAGTGCGGGAGAGCTGGAGAGTGGGAACGCAGGAGAACCCGCAAAGCTGATCAGGCAAAGGTACAGGGAAGCAGCTGATATCATCAAGAAGGGGAAAATGTGCTGCCTCTTCATCAATGATCTGGATGCAGGAGCTGGTAGGATGGGTGGAACCACCCAGTACACAGTGAACAACCAGATGGTGAATGCCACCCTTATGAACATTGCTGATAACCCCACAAATGTCCAGCTCCCGGGCATGTACAACAAGGAGGAAAATCCCCGTGTTCCAATCATAGTCACGGGTAACGATTTCTCCACCTTGTATGCTCCTCTGATTCGTGATGGTCGCATGGAGAAATTCTACTGGGCTCCCACCCGGGAGGATCGCATTGGTGTCTGCACCGGTATCTTCAGGAGTGACCATGTGCCCCAGGAGGACATTGTCAAGCTTGTTGACACTTTTCCAGGCCAATCTATTG ATTTCTTTGGTGCTCTCAGGGCTCGAGTCTACGATGATGAAGTGAGGAAGTGGATATCGGGTGTTGGAGTTGATATGATTGGGAAGAGGCTCGTGAACTCGAAAGAGGGGCCCCCGACTTTCGAGCAGCCGAAAATGACACTGGAAAAGCTTCTCCACTATGGTAACATGCTTGTCCAGGAACAGGAGAATGTGAAGAGAGTCCAATTGGCTGACAAGTACCTGAGCGAGGCAGCTCTTGGAGATGCAAATCAGGATGCCATCAAGAGTGGATCTTTCTACGGTCAGACCCCTTCATCCTAA
- the LOC127808017 gene encoding D-xylose-proton symporter-like 3, chloroplastic, with product MACSISTQSAFNLKHSKSHSSLLHQPKKLQTLFAKPPSKVSFNPLSDGSFESHRVFKKRGLLAGGAFTWKVRASAGGEAKPLDSETAHQESFSWSSVILPFLFPALGGLLFGYDIGATSGATISLQSPDLSGTTWFNLSAIQLGLVVSGSLYGALLGCLLVFPIADFLGRRRELIIAALLYALGGFITSYAPGLGVLLAGRLLYGLGIGLAMHGAPLYIAETCPSQIRGTLVSLKELFIVLGILLGYFVGSFQINAVGGWRYMYGVSAPLALIMGLGMWSLPPSPRWLLLQAVQGKGSIQEYKEKAVLALSKLRGRPAGDMVSERQIEDTIGSLKSAYMDEESKGSFLEVFQGPSLKAFIIGGGLVLFQQITGQPSVLYYAGPILQSAGFSAASDATRVSVVIGLFKLLMTGIAVLKVDDIGRRPLLIGGVSGLALSLFLLSAYYKILGGLPFVAVAALLLYVGCYQISFGPISWLMVSEIFPLRTRGKGLSLAVLTNFGSNAVVTFAFSPLKELLGADNLFLLFGAIALVSLAFAVIFVPETKGLSLEEIESKILK from the exons ATGGCTTGCAGCATCTCCACTCAATCCGCGTTCAACCTCAAGCATTCCAAGTCACACTCCTCACTACTTCATCAACCCAAGAAATTGCAAACCCTCTTCGCAAAGCCACCTTCAAAGGTTTCGTTCAACCCACTCTCGGATGGTTCGTTTGAAAGCCATCGAGTGTTCAAGAAGAGGGGCCTGCTTGCTGGTGGCGCCTTTACATGGAAG GTTCGAGCCTCTGCAGGGGGAGAAGCAAAGCCGCTTGATTCTGAAACAGCACATCAAGAATCCTTCTCCTGGTCTTCTGTTATTCTTCC GTTTCTTTTTCCAGCCTTGGGAGGCTTGTTATTTGGTTATGACATAGGTGCAACCTCTGGTGCCACCATATCATTGCAG TCTCCTGATCTTAGTGGCACAACTTGGTTCAACCTGTCAGCCATTCAGCTAGGCCTTGTG GTTAGCGGTTCCCTTTATGGAGCTCTTCTTGGTTGTCTTCTGGTTTTCCCAATTGCAGATTTTCTTG GGAGGAGGCGAGAACTCATCATAGCAGCCCTACTATATGCGCTTGGTGGCTTTATCACCAGCTATGCTCCAGGCCTTGGGGTTCTTTTAGCAGGTCGGCTTCTATATGGTCTTGGTATTGGCCTG GCTATGCATGGGGCTCCTCTTTATATTGCAGAGACTTGCCCATCTCAGATTCGTGGGACTCTAGTATCATTAAAAGAACTTTTCATAGTTTTAGGCATTCTG TTGGGTTACTTCGTGGGTAGCTTTCAGATTAATGCAGTTGGAGGGTGGCGTTACATGTATGGTGTCAGTGCTCCTCTTGCTCTGATAATGGGACTAGGCATGTGGAGTCTCCCTCCATCTCCACGCTGGCTACTTCTCCAGGCAGTTCAAGGTAAAGGATCTATACAGGAGTACAAAGAGAAGGCTGTCCTtgcattgagcaagttgagGGGTCGACCTGCTGGTGACATGGTGTCTGAGAGGCAAATAGAAGACACCATCGGCTCTCTGAAGTCTGCTTATATGGATGAAGAATCAAAAGGAAGTTTCTTGGAAGTATTTCAGGGACCAAGCTTGAAAGCATTCATAATTGGTGGAGGGTTAGTCCTCTTTCAACAG ATAACAGGACAGCCAAGTGTTCTATATTATGCTGGTCCTATCCTCCAG AGTGCTGGATTCTCTGCGGCCTCTGATGCTACTAGAGTTTCAGTAGTGATTGGGCTATTTAAG TTGCTGATGACAGGCATTGCCGTCCTAAAAGTTGATGATATTGGGAGAAGACCCTTACTGATTGGAGGTGTCAGTGGACTT GCTCTAtccttgtttcttctttctgcTTATTACAAAATCCTTGGAGGGCTTCCTTTTGTTGCTGTTGCTGCTTTACTCCTTTATGTTGGCTGCTACCAG ATATCATTTGGACCTATCAGTTGGCTTATGGTATCAGAGATATTTCCACTTCGTACAAGAGGAAAAGGGCTTAGTCTTGCAGTTCTTACAAACTTCGGTTCAAATGCTGTCGTAACCTTTGCTTTCTCACCATTAAAG GAGCTGCTGGGCGCAGACaaccttttccttcttttcgGGGCGATAGCTTTGGTGTCACTTGCATTTGCAGTAATCTTTGTACCAGAAACAAAAGGATTGAGCTTGGAAGAAATAGAATCGAAAATCTTGAAGTGA
- the LOC127808024 gene encoding uncharacterized protein LOC127808024: MEINSKPRAKEPGAKPPTRLQKQAPAALQLDQIANAAFDAAASRSCPIPLLSPLILSPQQPAEGEADDEKRLMFMASVNGNDGPGIGGGGNNNNSNLIPTPKFGGMGWQHPAVEAMPDPSELFNFFQSQCVLVNRVQ, encoded by the coding sequence ATGGAAATCAACTCCAAACCCAGAGCAAAGGAGCCGGGAGCCAAGCCCCCAACCAGGCTGCAGAAACAGGCGCCTGCAGCCCTTCAGCTCGATCAGATTGCCAATGCGGCCTTTGACGCCGCCGCCTCTCGCTCGTGCCCCATTCCCTTGTTGTCGCCCCTGATACTCTCTCCCCAGCAGCCTGCAGAGGGGGAAGCGGATGACGAGAAAAGGTTGATGTTCATGGCAAGTGTTAATGGCAATGACGGACCAGGCATCGGCGGCGGcggcaacaacaacaacagcaatCTAATTCCAACGCCGAAGTTCGGGGGGATGGGATGGCAGCATCCGGCGGTGGAGGCGATGCCAGACCCTTCGGAACTGTTtaatttcttccaatctcaatgCGTGCTTGTCAACCGGGTGCAGTGA